The following nucleotide sequence is from Mucilaginibacter sp. cycad4.
TTTGCTTTTCATTTATTTAAAAACCCTTCTTCCTTGTGATCCCCGGCTTCCTGCTTTTGCGTTCTGCCGGTTCAGGAACACCTTCGGCGCCGTAGCTGCGGGCCATCTTGGCTATTCGCTCTTCCATGGTTTCTGTAGTCAGTCTTTCCCGGCCGAGGCTGTCAACCATGATGGGGAAGGCAAAAGGTGTTGGTCGTTCAATCACTTTCAAAATGATATTTTGTGTTTGGATCCGTTGCAAAGCAGCCCTTAGCCTGAACTCTTCTAACTGGAAAGCCAATGCTTCATTATAGGCCTGCCGCACCAGTAAGTTATCCGGCTCATACTCGCTGAAGACTTCAAACAGCAATGAGGTTGATGCCTGCAAATGCTTGTTCTTAACCTGCTGACCGGGATAACCCGTAAACACTAAACCGCCAATATGGGCTATATCCCTGAAACGGCGGCGGGCCATTTCATTGGCATTTAAACTGTGCTGGATATCATCTATCAGGTTATCTATCGAAAAAAAGCCGGTATCCTCCAGTGCTTCCTCAATAGGGATATCTTCATCGGTAAGCAATTCAAAGCCATAATCATTCATGGCGATGGAAAAGCTGGCAGGTTTAATTTTACTGATGCGATAAGCCAGCAGCGATGCCATACCTTCGTGAACCAATCGCCCTTCAAAAGGATAAAACAACAAGTGGTGCCCTTCCCTTGATTTAAATGACTCGATCAAAAATTCATGGCTTTGCGGTAAGTGCGATAATTGCTGCTGCAAATCAAAAAGCGGTTTCAAAGCCTTAACCTCTACATCTTTTTCGATGCCATGCGCTACCTCATCCAGCTTCAGCCTGAATACGGCTGCCAGTTGCGATGATAGCGGCATACGTCCCCCGTTCCAACTCGGGATGATGCCTTTGGTGGAGTTGGATTTTTTAACGTAGGCTGTCATCTCCTTTACCCGCACAAACTCCAAACTCCGGCCTGCAAACCAAAAGGTATTACCGGGTTTTAACTTCGATACAAAGGACTCTTCAATAGTACCCAGACTACCGCCGCTGAGCCATTTTACCCTGATGCTCAATTCGCTGGTGATGGTACCGATACTTAAGCGGTGCCGCATGGCTACCCTCCTGCTGTTTACTTTGTATAGGCCATTTTCAACCTCAACCTTTAAGAATTCATCATACTGGGCAAGCGTTTTACCGCCACTGGTAATGAAATCAAGTAATTGTCCAAATTCGTTCCGGCTCAGATCGGCAAAGGCATAAGTGGTTTTAACCTCCTCAAACAATTCTTCAGCTTTGAAACCGTCCGAAACAGCCAGCGTGACCATATACTGGATCAGCACATCCATGGTGAGCAGCATCGGGTCGCGGCTTTCAAAAATCTTATGCTTAATAGCTTCCTTCAGCGCCGCGCCCTCCAATAATTCGAGCGAATGCGTAGGCACAAAATAAGCCCTCGATACCGCGCCAGGATGGTGGCCGCTTCGTCCGGCGCGCTGCATAAAACGAGCTACTCCTTTAGGACTTCCTACCTGCACAACGGTATCTACAGGGCGAAAATCAACCCCAAGGTCCAAACTTGAGGTACACACCACCAGTTTGAGGGCCTCGGCATGCAGCGCGGCTTCCACCCAGTTGCGCAGCTCATTATCCAATGAGCCATGGTGCATGGCCATGATGCCCGCATACTCGGGGTAATTATCCAAAATGGCATGGTACCAGATCTCCGATTGAGAGCGGGTATTGGTAAATATCAGCGTGGTTTTGCTTTTTGCTACTATCTCCATCACTTCGGGCAGCAGCTTTAAGCCGATATGCCCCGCCCAGGAGTAATTCTCAATATTCTGCGGAATAATAGACCGGATATCCAGCTTTTTCTCCAGGTTGGCGCGCACCATTTTAACCTGTTCCGGCGGAAAATCATTTCCTAATAAAACTTCGGCGGCCTGTTCAAGGTTACCGATAGTCGCGGAGATACCCCAGATTTTCACCCCACCCCAGCCCTCCCCGAGGGGGAGGGAGCCCGTTTCTAAATATTCCTTTATGGATTCAATTACTCTTTTCGGATCTTTTAAGACTTCATCATTAGTGAATCTTAAAACATCATATCCATGTGATTTTAAATACGCTGTCCTTTCCTCATCTAATTGTAGTTGCTCAATTTCATTATGATATCCTCCATCAACTTCAATGATCAATTTCTTTTCAAGGCAAATAAAATCGGGTATATAATTCAATACAAGATGTTGCCGCCTGAATTTATAACCCGTCTTTTTCCCTCTTAACAATTGCCACAAAATATTTTCAGCTTCGGTAGGTTGATGCCGCATAAGCTTTGCATTATCAATATTGGCCTGCCAACTCAAAGCATCGGTTGTGTCGTAGCCTGGATATTTTTCTTTTTCCCCGACATCCAACTTTTCGGCTCCCTCTCCTTTGGAGAGGGCTGGGGTGAGGTGCTTTAATCGGGACAAACCCAACTCCACCTGCACTCCCCTTTTAGTACCCAGCAACTCGTGCCATTCATCAATCACAACCACCTGCAGTTGACTGAACAGTTTAGGATATTCCTTTTGGGCAAGCATGAGGTGCAGGCTTTCGGGGGTGGTAAGCAGTACTTCGGGCAGCTTTTTTTTGAGGGCCTGTTTTTCGGCAGCAGGGGTATCCCCGGTGCGGGTAGCTATGCGCCATGGCAAACCTATCTCGTCACAGGCTTCCTGCATCGCTTTGCGGATATCATTGGTAAGCGCCCGTAATGGGGTTATCCAAAGCATCAGCAAACCGTTATTTTGTTTGGTTTTATAGGTATCAGGATGTGAGTTGATGAACCCCGCCAAAAAAGGCAGGAACAGGGCAAAAGTTTTACCGCTGCCCGTGGGGGCATTCAACAAGCCTGAATAGCCGCCAAGGTATGCATCCATCATTTCGGCCTGGAAAGGGAACTGCTCCCAGTTTTTTTCCGTGTACCATTGCTGTATAACCTGTTGGCCTTTGCTTGTCATTATCCTGTTAACAAAATTTTTGTTGTTTGGTTATTGCACGAATAATCGAGCCAACAAAATAACTATTAAATTGGTTATGGTTATATGACGATCAGAAATAGCTTAATAATCATTTCGATAGCCATCTGCCTTTTGGCCTGCGGCAACAATTCAAAAAAAGAAACAACTTTGGCCGATACCAATAAGGTACCCAGGGACACCACGGGCCAACATCCTGGCAATAAAAACGATACCTTCACCCACCATACCATGGCATCGGACACTAATACCACCAACACCGTGCAGTCCGCCTGGCTGATAAATCCTGGTAAAAGCATCGGGCATATTATTTTAAATGATGATGTTCAAAATGTAATAAAGCAATTGGGCAAGCCCGATAGCTCCGACGCAGCCATGGGTAGTTCGTTGATGGTCTGGTTTGCCAAACATGATATTACCCGTTACCGTACCGCGGTTTTTTCGCACCGCAACATGGGAGGCAAGGATGAATCCGTGAGCCACATACAAAAGATCCTGGTAACATCGCCGCAATTTAAAACTGATGACGGCATTGGTGTAGGTTCAACCAAACAGGATATTCAGAAGATTTACACGCTGAAACCAACCTCAACTTATAACACTAAAGGCGGCAAGGTGCAGGTTTATACAGATATGAGTAAAGGGATTTCTTTTGAAATAGATGGCAGCGGCCATTGCGTTGGCGTGGTAGTACATAAAGCCAATGATACTGCATCGGCTTATTTGAATATGCATTGATTATTATTTGATGGCGATACCTGACATGTTATGCCGACCTTGTTTCAATCCTCACTCCCTGGCGCGCGCTGCTAAGCAAATCGGCTACCTTTCCTGTGGGGTGCTGAAATAAATTCAGCATGACCCGTTTTATATAAAAAAAGCCTTCCGAATGCTGGAAGGCCTTTTTTAATTATGCTATTCAATCACCCTTATTTCTTTTCAGGCATCAATATCAGTTTAATCAGATTTTTACCGCTCAGGTATTTATTGGCGGCATCTTTAGTGCTTTGAGGTGTTATTTGTTCAAGGCTGCTTACATGCCCCAGGATCTGATCCGGGTTTTCGCCGTTTTGCGATGTAGATGCAAGATATCCTGCCCAGAAAACATTTTGCTTAAGCTGCTGCTGTGTTGAACGGGCTTCTTCAGCAACAAATTTCTGGATATCTGCAGGTAGTGCGCCGTTCTGCTTAATTTTGGCTATCTCCTCCATGGTAGCGTTAATCAGCTTATCCACATTTTCGGGTGCGCAACCAAAAGATATAGTAAAAGAGTAGCGTCCTCCCGGAATTTTATGGTAGCTGGCCCTTACTCCGGGAGCATAAACGCCGCTTTCCTGCTCGCGTAAACGTTCAATCAATTTAATGTTCAATACCTCTTCCAATGCATCAACCTGTATGTTGTTTGCTTCGCTGTAATCATAATCGCCGCTAAAAATCAATTGTACCGTGCTTTTATCGCCTACTCCTTTATTCACCGTTTTGGTGACCAAACCTGCAGGCGGCTCAATATTCATGTTTTTATAAGTTTCCTTGCTATTGGTTGATGGTAAACCGCCAAGGTAATGCTCAAGGTATGGCTTAACTGTTTCCACATTAAAATTACCTACCAGCGTAAAGGTAAAACCACTGGCATCGGCAAAGCGTTTTTTGTAAAAATCATATGCTTTATCAAGCGTTGCTGCATTTAACCTTGGAATAGTGGTAACCATCCCGCGGAAATTGTAGTTACTTAATACAGCCGATACCGTGTCCTGGTAAACACTTCCGGGGTCAAGCCCGCGTGTACTCAGTATCGACCTAGTTTGATCGATGTTGGCATCCCAGATATCTTTGTCTTTCCGGGGCTGGGTAAAGTACAGGTAAATCAACTGAAGGGCAGTTTCAAAATCAGCTGGTGAAGTATTTCCCGAAATGCCCTGTGCAAATTCACTGATATACGGCGAAATGCTGAGGTTTTTGCCGGCCAGCTTTTTATCAAGCATGCCCTGGTTAAACTGCGCTATACCACTGCTGCTGATTATCGATGAGGCCAGGTTTGCTGATGTAAAATCATCATCACTTGCCAGCGATGTACCGCCAAAGGCGTAGCCGTTTATCAGGATCTGATCGTTACGATATTCGGTAGGTTTTAATATCACCTTTAAACCGTTGCCAAAAGTAAGAGTAGTTGTTCCAAGGGCCTCATCTGTTTCTTCCTTAGTAACCTTAGTGCCTTCCGGTACTTTAGCTAATAGCGGATCACTCGATACATTATCAATATAGGCAGTTACATTTTGACCGCCGGTGGCGATCCAGTTCAGCAAGGTTTTTTCATCGGGCAAATTAGCTTTTTCTTTATCCGGGGCCTGTACTACCACTACCCGGTTTTGATCGCTGATAAATTTACCTGCCATAGCATTCATATCGGCCAGGCTTACTTTATAGATATTACCTATATAAAAATTGTACTCATAGCTGATACCCGGGATGGCTTCACCGGTTAAAAAGTTAGCCTGGTATTCACGTACAAAATTTGCCGAAGGGGTTTTATCCCTCTCCCGGTAAGCATTACCAATACCAACCAGCGCATCCTGCTTGGCGCGTTCCAGTTCGGTAAGGGTAAAACCAAATTTGCGGGCGCGTTCTGATTCGGCCACTACGGCTTTAACCGCTTTTTCAAGTTCGCCAGGTTTAGCGACAACCAATGAAGTGTAAGCATCCTGATCGCCGATAAAATTACCGTAGCTGGTACGGCCATATAAAAACGGCGGATTAGGTTTTTGCAGCAACTCGTTTATCCGCGAGTTAAGCATCTGGTTAAATAACTGCACCCTTACCTGCTGCATATAATCGCCGGTAGTTTTAGTAACGGTGCCGGAATGTTTTACAATGATCTGCGCTATAGTGTATGGATACTCAGGGTCCGTAACAATTTTTACCGCGGTACCCGGTGTGGCCGGTACGGAATATTTTGTCCTCGGCTTTTCGGCTGCCGGATTTTTAAGCTGTGAAAAGTTTTGTTTAATGAGTGCTTCAACACGTTTTGGGTCAAAATCGCCAACGGCAATAACAGCCTGCAAATCGGGGCGGTACCAGTCCTGGTAAAAAGCCCTGATGGTTTCGGGCTTAAAGTTTTTCAAGATATCTTCCTTACCGATAGGTAAACGCAATGCATATCGCGAATTATTAAGCAGCACGGGCAACGTTTGTTGCTGTAAACGCTCCTGGGCATTTTTGCCGCGAAGACGCTCTTCTTCCAAAACAACGCCGCGTTCTTTATCAATTTCGGCTGGATCAAAACTTACATAACCGGCCCAGTTAGCCAATATGTTAAAACCTTTTTCAAACACGCTGACAGTATCAGTTGGCAAAGGCAACTGGAATACGGTTTCGTTAAACGAGGTGTAAGCATTTAAATCGGCGCCAAATTTTACGCCTGCTTTTTGCAGGTAGTCAACCATCTGGTTTTTTGGAAAATCGCGCGTGCCGTTAAAAGCCATGTGTTCGGTAAAGTGGGCCAAACCTTGCTGATCGTCATTTTCCAAAACCGAGCCGGCTTTATTAACCAGGTAAAGCTCGGCCCTGCTTTTAGGCTCAACATTGGCACGGATATAATAAGTTAAGCCATTGGGCAATTTGCCTATAATCACATCCTTGTCAACCGGTAATACATCGCTCTTGGCAGCAATGGCCTGGGTGCCCGGTTTATTTTTAGGCGATGGAACAGGTTTCTTTTTTACTTGTGCAAAAGCACTCCCGCCTGAAAGTGTTAAAGCCAATAGGGCCAGCGGAACGTATTTGTTCAGGTTCATTATAAAGTTTAAATAGTCAGGGTACTAAGATGCAAAACGAAAATCTTAGTTACAAAGTATTGTTATGAAAATTAATGTTTTGTAGCTGTTTTTGAGGTTGGTTGGGAAGCAGCGGGTATTACCAGCTCTTTCACCGCAGGTGGGTCGGTATGCTTATATGCCTCAGCTATGTTTTGTTCAAGTTCGGTCTTGTGCTCGGCTACTATACCCTGACTTGTTGCTGATATACGACTCAATAGTTCCGGAGTC
It contains:
- a CDS encoding ligase-associated DNA damage response DEXH box helicase gives rise to the protein MTSKGQQVIQQWYTEKNWEQFPFQAEMMDAYLGGYSGLLNAPTGSGKTFALFLPFLAGFINSHPDTYKTKQNNGLLMLWITPLRALTNDIRKAMQEACDEIGLPWRIATRTGDTPAAEKQALKKKLPEVLLTTPESLHLMLAQKEYPKLFSQLQVVVIDEWHELLGTKRGVQVELGLSRLKHLTPALSKGEGAEKLDVGEKEKYPGYDTTDALSWQANIDNAKLMRHQPTEAENILWQLLRGKKTGYKFRRQHLVLNYIPDFICLEKKLIIEVDGGYHNEIEQLQLDEERTAYLKSHGYDVLRFTNDEVLKDPKRVIESIKEYLETGSLPLGEGWGGVKIWGISATIGNLEQAAEVLLGNDFPPEQVKMVRANLEKKLDIRSIIPQNIENYSWAGHIGLKLLPEVMEIVAKSKTTLIFTNTRSQSEIWYHAILDNYPEYAGIMAMHHGSLDNELRNWVEAALHAEALKLVVCTSSLDLGVDFRPVDTVVQVGSPKGVARFMQRAGRSGHHPGAVSRAYFVPTHSLELLEGAALKEAIKHKIFESRDPMLLTMDVLIQYMVTLAVSDGFKAEELFEEVKTTYAFADLSRNEFGQLLDFITSGGKTLAQYDEFLKVEVENGLYKVNSRRVAMRHRLSIGTITSELSIRVKWLSGGSLGTIEESFVSKLKPGNTFWFAGRSLEFVRVKEMTAYVKKSNSTKGIIPSWNGGRMPLSSQLAAVFRLKLDEVAHGIEKDVEVKALKPLFDLQQQLSHLPQSHEFLIESFKSREGHHLLFYPFEGRLVHEGMASLLAYRISKIKPASFSIAMNDYGFELLTDEDIPIEEALEDTGFFSIDNLIDDIQHSLNANEMARRRFRDIAHIGGLVFTGYPGQQVKNKHLQASTSLLFEVFSEYEPDNLLVRQAYNEALAFQLEEFRLRAALQRIQTQNIILKVIERPTPFAFPIMVDSLGRERLTTETMEERIAKMARSYGAEGVPEPAERKSRKPGITRKKGF
- a CDS encoding insulinase family protein — translated: MNLNKYVPLALLALTLSGGSAFAQVKKKPVPSPKNKPGTQAIAAKSDVLPVDKDVIIGKLPNGLTYYIRANVEPKSRAELYLVNKAGSVLENDDQQGLAHFTEHMAFNGTRDFPKNQMVDYLQKAGVKFGADLNAYTSFNETVFQLPLPTDTVSVFEKGFNILANWAGYVSFDPAEIDKERGVVLEEERLRGKNAQERLQQQTLPVLLNNSRYALRLPIGKEDILKNFKPETIRAFYQDWYRPDLQAVIAVGDFDPKRVEALIKQNFSQLKNPAAEKPRTKYSVPATPGTAVKIVTDPEYPYTIAQIIVKHSGTVTKTTGDYMQQVRVQLFNQMLNSRINELLQKPNPPFLYGRTSYGNFIGDQDAYTSLVVAKPGELEKAVKAVVAESERARKFGFTLTELERAKQDALVGIGNAYRERDKTPSANFVREYQANFLTGEAIPGISYEYNFYIGNIYKVSLADMNAMAGKFISDQNRVVVVQAPDKEKANLPDEKTLLNWIATGGQNVTAYIDNVSSDPLLAKVPEGTKVTKEETDEALGTTTLTFGNGLKVILKPTEYRNDQILINGYAFGGTSLASDDDFTSANLASSIISSSGIAQFNQGMLDKKLAGKNLSISPYISEFAQGISGNTSPADFETALQLIYLYFTQPRKDKDIWDANIDQTRSILSTRGLDPGSVYQDTVSAVLSNYNFRGMVTTIPRLNAATLDKAYDFYKKRFADASGFTFTLVGNFNVETVKPYLEHYLGGLPSTNSKETYKNMNIEPPAGLVTKTVNKGVGDKSTVQLIFSGDYDYSEANNIQVDALEEVLNIKLIERLREQESGVYAPGVRASYHKIPGGRYSFTISFGCAPENVDKLINATMEEIAKIKQNGALPADIQKFVAEEARSTQQQLKQNVFWAGYLASTSQNGENPDQILGHVSSLEQITPQSTKDAANKYLSGKNLIKLILMPEKK